The following coding sequences lie in one Heyndrickxia oleronia genomic window:
- a CDS encoding 3'-5' exonuclease has product MKDFIAIDFETANRNRYSVCSVGMVFVENDKIVDSIYSLIDPEEPFDPMNISVHGIQPTDVEGAPTFNTFYQSIQHHLENRLIIAHNLAFDGYVLRDSLARYNLMPVPSKLLCSYQLSRRLIEGIGSYSLKSVCDHFEIDIINHHHALSDAQACAEIVLNLSREYELFNLDDVFSKTNIKAGEISPGYYRSSLVSSSKKRKREIS; this is encoded by the coding sequence ATGAAGGATTTTATAGCTATTGATTTTGAAACAGCCAATCGAAATCGATATAGTGTGTGTTCAGTTGGTATGGTGTTTGTGGAAAATGATAAAATAGTGGATTCGATTTATTCATTAATAGATCCAGAGGAACCCTTTGATCCAATGAATATATCTGTTCATGGAATACAGCCGACTGATGTAGAAGGAGCTCCAACATTTAATACTTTTTATCAATCGATACAGCATCATTTAGAGAATCGGCTAATTATTGCTCATAATTTAGCTTTTGATGGCTATGTATTAAGAGATAGCTTAGCTCGTTATAATTTAATGCCGGTTCCAAGTAAATTGCTTTGTAGCTATCAATTATCAAGGAGATTAATTGAGGGAATAGGGAGTTATTCACTTAAATCTGTCTGTGACCATTTTGAAATTGATATTATAAATCACCATCATGCATTAAGTGATGCACAAGCATGTGCAGAGATAGTGTTGAATCTCTCCAGGGAGTATGAATTATTTAATTTAGATGATGTATTCTCCAAAACAAATATTAAAGCGGGTGAGATATCACCAGGTTATTACCGGTCTTCTTTAGTTTCTTCGTCCAAAAAAAGAAAAAGAGAAATATCATAA
- a CDS encoding cation diffusion facilitator family transporter codes for MGHHHHSGDHHGHHHGHSHFAETREGNKKGLIIALTITAGIMLLEFFGGLVTNSLALLSDAGHMLSDTSSLILSLFAIWFAQRPASRNKTYGFYRFEILAALFNGLTLFIIAGIIVWEAYGRFFQPPTVASGSMMVIAAIGLIANLISAWSLIRKSDIKNNVNLRSAYLHILGDALGSVGAIIAGALMLLFDWYIADPIISVIVALLILKSALGVMKQSIHILMEGTPITIDQSEVESYLKQINGVINVHDLHIWTITSGLDSLSCHLLVEEHADTQEILQRAIDLIKDKFQIEHTTIQIETKSLNHSDLKI; via the coding sequence ATGGGACATCACCATCATTCAGGCGATCATCACGGACATCATCATGGTCATAGTCATTTTGCGGAAACAAGAGAAGGGAATAAAAAAGGATTAATTATCGCTCTTACGATTACGGCTGGGATCATGTTATTAGAATTTTTCGGCGGTCTTGTCACAAATAGTTTGGCTCTCTTATCTGATGCTGGTCATATGTTAAGTGACACCAGCTCTTTAATATTAAGCCTATTCGCTATTTGGTTCGCTCAAAGACCAGCTTCCCGTAATAAAACATATGGATTTTATCGTTTTGAAATATTAGCTGCTTTATTTAATGGATTAACCTTATTTATCATTGCTGGCATTATTGTTTGGGAAGCCTATGGGCGATTTTTCCAACCACCTACAGTAGCTAGTGGTTCAATGATGGTTATTGCAGCAATTGGACTAATTGCAAACTTAATTAGTGCATGGTCTCTTATAAGAAAAAGCGATATAAAAAATAATGTCAACTTACGAAGTGCCTATTTACACATATTAGGAGATGCTTTAGGTTCGGTCGGTGCTATTATTGCTGGTGCCTTAATGCTTTTATTTGATTGGTATATCGCTGACCCTATTATTTCCGTGATTGTCGCTCTATTGATTTTAAAAAGTGCATTGGGTGTAATGAAGCAATCCATACACATCCTAATGGAGGGTACCCCTATTACTATTGATCAAAGTGAAGTCGAATCCTATTTAAAACAAATTAACGGGGTAATCAACGTACATGATCTTCATATTTGGACAATTACATCTGGATTAGATTCTTTAAGCTGCCACCTTCTTGTTGAAGAACATGCTGATACTCAAGAAATTCTTCAACGGGCAATAGATTTAATAAAAGATAAATTTCAAATTGAACATACAACAATACAAATAGAAACGAAATCTTTAAACCATAGTGATTTAAAAATTTAA
- a CDS encoding mannitol-1-phosphate 5-dehydrogenase — protein MKQVVHFGAGNIGRGFIGALFSQSGFHVTFVDIADQIIDQLNKDKQYDVKLATDQKETVTISNVSGLNNLKQETEVVEAIKGATYLTTAIGPNILPRIAPLIAKGLIERVKTTDEKLYVIACENQISATDLLKGYIEEHLDAETKAHLSNKIYFFNSAVDRIVPIQNNQGSLDVLVEPYYEWVVETTESIPPVEGMKIVSDLAPFIERKLFTVNTGHAVIAYLGYLENKTTIDQTLADEAIVKQVKETLGETGAYLIKQYGLNPDEHEQYINKIIQRFKNAYLNDAVTRVGRSPIRKLGPNDRLVRPATEAHKAGLSYTNLAKAIASALLFDYKEDEEAVKLQEMISAHGVSHVLKEVSGLAEDSDITNEVLKQYEQLNK, from the coding sequence TTGAAACAAGTTGTACATTTTGGCGCAGGAAATATTGGTAGAGGGTTTATTGGAGCACTATTTTCACAATCTGGCTTTCATGTTACTTTTGTCGATATAGCAGATCAAATTATTGACCAATTAAATAAGGACAAACAATACGATGTAAAATTAGCAACGGATCAAAAAGAAACTGTGACTATTAGTAATGTATCTGGATTAAATAATTTAAAGCAAGAGACTGAAGTTGTAGAGGCTATAAAAGGTGCAACATATTTAACGACTGCCATAGGGCCTAACATTCTTCCACGTATCGCACCATTAATCGCAAAAGGGTTAATTGAAAGAGTTAAGACAACAGATGAAAAATTATATGTTATTGCCTGTGAAAACCAAATTTCTGCAACAGATTTATTAAAGGGCTACATAGAAGAACATTTAGACGCAGAGACAAAGGCGCATTTATCGAATAAAATTTATTTCTTTAATTCTGCTGTGGACCGCATTGTTCCTATTCAAAATAACCAAGGATCACTTGATGTGCTTGTTGAACCTTATTACGAATGGGTAGTGGAAACAACAGAAAGCATTCCACCAGTTGAAGGGATGAAAATTGTCTCTGATTTAGCCCCATTTATTGAAAGGAAATTATTTACGGTTAATACAGGACATGCTGTTATTGCTTATTTAGGGTATCTTGAAAATAAAACAACGATCGACCAAACTTTGGCTGATGAAGCCATTGTGAAGCAAGTTAAAGAGACTCTTGGCGAAACGGGTGCTTATCTGATTAAGCAGTATGGATTAAATCCTGATGAACATGAACAATATATCAATAAAATTATTCAACGATTTAAAAATGCCTATTTAAATGATGCCGTTACAAGAGTAGGCCGCTCACCGATCCGTAAGCTAGGACCAAATGATAGGCTTGTCCGCCCAGCTACAGAGGCGCATAAAGCCGGACTTTCTTACACAAACCTTGCAAAAGCTATTGCTTCTGCTTTACTGTTCGATTATAAAGAAGATGAAGAAGCAGTGAAATTGCAAGAAATGATAAGTGCTCATGGTGTATCTCATGTATTGAAGGAAGTAAGCGGGTTAGCTGAGGACAGTGACATTACAAATGAAGTTCTAAAGCAATATGAACAATTAAATAAATAA